One region of Chlorobiota bacterium genomic DNA includes:
- the coaBC gene encoding bifunctional phosphopantothenoylcysteine decarboxylase/phosphopantothenate--cysteine ligase CoaBC — protein MIGKNIIIGVTGSIAAYKAAVLARELVGRGTTIRVAMTPAASHFIAPLTFASLAKYPVALNMFPAPGTEPASGSWHIDWGLWADAMVIAPATASTIAKLAAGISDNALTVIATALRGKLFVAPAMDTDMYQYPALHRNLETLRSFGVEVIPVGEGELASGLTGPGRMAEPTEIADHIAAYFARSSSLQSRRVLITAGPTHEPIDPVRFIANHSSGKMGYALAEEARDRGAHVTLISGPTSLPQPVGVDVVHVITADQMAVAVDACSDDADIIIAAAAVADFTPTQTAQQKLKRRQMSEAEMQIQLRPTRDILRSVGERKHAAQVLVGFALETEGLIESAQAKLVEKNCDLVVANPATEANAGFGADTNRITIVGRGTQQPLPMMSKRQCAAAILDAATELLPARSTTGAATP, from the coding sequence CTGATCGGAAAGAACATTATCATCGGGGTAACTGGCAGCATCGCAGCATACAAAGCAGCAGTCCTTGCGCGAGAGCTTGTTGGACGCGGCACCACTATCAGGGTCGCGATGACCCCCGCCGCCTCTCACTTCATCGCCCCCCTCACCTTCGCCTCACTTGCCAAATATCCCGTTGCACTGAACATGTTCCCAGCACCTGGCACCGAGCCAGCAAGCGGTTCTTGGCACATTGATTGGGGGCTGTGGGCCGATGCCATGGTGATTGCCCCTGCCACCGCCTCCACCATCGCCAAGTTGGCTGCTGGAATCAGCGACAACGCACTGACAGTAATCGCCACCGCGCTGCGTGGCAAGCTGTTTGTTGCCCCGGCAATGGACACCGACATGTACCAGTATCCCGCGCTCCACCGCAACCTTGAAACCTTGCGCTCCTTTGGTGTTGAGGTGATCCCGGTTGGGGAAGGTGAGCTTGCAAGCGGGCTGACCGGACCGGGAAGAATGGCCGAGCCGACAGAGATTGCCGACCACATCGCCGCATACTTTGCGCGCTCCTCCTCCTTGCAGTCGCGGCGGGTGCTGATCACCGCCGGACCCACGCATGAGCCGATTGACCCAGTTCGATTTATCGCCAACCACTCCTCGGGAAAAATGGGATACGCGCTGGCCGAGGAAGCGCGGGACCGGGGCGCGCACGTCACCTTGATTAGCGGGCCAACATCCCTTCCGCAGCCGGTGGGGGTGGACGTTGTTCACGTTATCACGGCGGACCAGATGGCCGTTGCCGTTGATGCTTGCAGCGACGATGCCGACATCATCATTGCCGCCGCAGCGGTTGCCGATTTCACCCCCACACAAACCGCCCAGCAGAAACTGAAACGCCGCCAGATGAGCGAAGCGGAAATGCAAATCCAACTCCGCCCAACGCGCGACATCCTTCGCTCGGTTGGCGAACGGAAGCACGCCGCGCAGGTGCTGGTTGGTTTTGCGTTGGAGACCGAGGGATTGATAGAATCGGCGCAAGCAAAACTGGTTGAGAAGAACTGCGATTTGGTGGTTGCCAACCCAGCCACCGAAGCCAATGCAGGGTTCGGGGCCGACACCAACCGGATTACGATTGTGGGGCGCGGAACCCAGCAGCCGCTGCCGATGATGAGCAAGCGCCAGTGCGCCGCCGCAATCCTTGACGCGGCCACCGAACTGCTTCCCGCACGATCCACTACTGGCGCGGCTACTCCATGA